A window of the Lysobacterales bacterium genome harbors these coding sequences:
- a CDS encoding 6-phosphofructokinase, producing the protein MAKGNLLYAQSGGVTAVINATAGAIIEAARRQRRRIGTVLAARDGILGALREQLYDLGGEDLREVRALAHTPGGAFGSCRWKLPKLEADRRPYERLIEVFRAHDIHWFLYNGGGDSADTALKLSQIGAELGYPLTCVAVPKTIDNDLPVTDCSPGFGSAAKYTAVSVAEASLDVASMASTSTRVFVYEAMGRHAGWLAAAAGLAARRPGDAPHLILLPEVPFDEARFLAAVRQTVERVGWCTVVVSEGVRTPDGRFLAEAGTRDAFGHAQLGGAAPAIARLVTAALGYKHHWAVPDYLQRSARHVASATDLAQARAVGEAAVDYALAGRNAVMPAIRRLSDSPYRWDIVPAPLERIANREKMLPKSFIRRDGFGITAAARRYLAPLIVGEAPTPWRDGLPEIAQLKLRMARRRLPDWPH; encoded by the coding sequence ATGGCCAAGGGCAACCTGCTGTACGCGCAGTCCGGCGGCGTCACCGCCGTCATCAATGCCACTGCCGGCGCCATCATCGAGGCCGCCCGCAGGCAGCGCCGCCGGATCGGCACCGTGCTGGCGGCCCGGGACGGCATCCTGGGCGCACTGCGCGAACAACTCTACGATCTCGGCGGCGAGGACCTCCGCGAGGTGCGGGCGCTGGCCCACACTCCCGGCGGGGCGTTCGGCTCGTGCCGATGGAAGCTGCCCAAGCTGGAAGCGGACCGTCGCCCCTACGAGCGTCTGATCGAGGTGTTCCGGGCCCACGACATCCACTGGTTCCTCTACAACGGCGGCGGCGATTCCGCCGACACGGCGCTGAAGCTCTCGCAGATCGGCGCCGAGCTGGGCTATCCGCTGACCTGCGTGGCGGTGCCCAAGACTATCGACAACGACCTGCCGGTCACCGACTGCTCGCCGGGCTTCGGCTCGGCCGCGAAGTACACCGCGGTGTCGGTCGCCGAAGCCAGCCTGGACGTCGCCTCGATGGCCTCCACGTCGACGCGGGTGTTCGTCTACGAAGCCATGGGTCGGCATGCCGGCTGGCTGGCCGCCGCCGCCGGGCTGGCCGCCCGGCGGCCCGGCGACGCCCCGCACCTGATCCTGTTGCCCGAAGTGCCGTTCGACGAGGCGAGGTTCCTGGCGGCGGTGCGGCAGACCGTGGAGCGCGTCGGCTGGTGCACGGTGGTGGTGTCCGAGGGCGTGCGCACGCCCGACGGCCGTTTCCTGGCCGAGGCCGGCACCCGGGACGCCTTCGGCCACGCCCAGCTCGGCGGAGCCGCACCGGCCATCGCCCGGCTGGTCACCGCCGCGCTGGGCTACAAGCATCACTGGGCGGTGCCGGACTACCTGCAGCGCTCCGCCCGACACGTCGCCTCCGCCACCGACCTGGCCCAGGCCCGGGCCGTCGGCGAGGCCGCCGTGGACTACGCCCTGGCCGGCCGCAACGCCGTGATGCCGGCGATCCGGCGCTTGTCCGACAGCCCCTACCGCTGGGACATCGTGCCGGCGCCGCTGGAGCGCATCGCCAACCGGGAGAAGATGCTGCCGAAATCCTTCATCCGCCGCGACGGCTTCGGGATCACCGCCGCCGCCCGCCGGTACCTGGCCCCGCTGATCGTGGGCGAGGCCCCCACCCCCTGGCGGGACGGACTGCCCGAGATCGCGCAGCTGAAGCTCCGGATGGCGCGGCGCCGGCTGCCCGACTGGCCGCACTGA